The following proteins come from a genomic window of Streptococcus pneumoniae:
- a CDS encoding glycosyltransferase: MRNTKRAVAFAGDYAYIRQIETAMKSLCRHNSHLKIYLLNQDIPQEWFSQIRIYLQEMGGDLIDCKLIGSQFQMNWSNKLPHINHMTFARYFIPDFVTEDKVLYLDSDLIVTGDLTDLFELDLGENYLAAARSCFGAGVGFNAGVLLINNKKWGSETIRQKLIDLTEKEHENVEEGDQSILNMLFKDQYSSLEDQYNFQIGYDYGAAAFKHQFIFDIPLEPLPLILHYISQDKPWNQFSVGRLREVWWEYSLMDWSVILNEWFSKSVKYPSKSQIFKLQCVNLTNSWCVEKIDYLAEQLPEVHFHIVAYTNMANELLALTRFPNVTVYPNSLPMLLEQIVIASDLYLDLNHDRKLEDAYEFVLKYKKPMIAFDNTCSENLSEISYEGIYPSSIPKKMVAAIRSYMR; the protein is encoded by the coding sequence ATGAGAAATACCAAACGCGCTGTAGCATTTGCAGGTGATTACGCTTATATTCGACAAATCGAAACGGCGATGAAGTCACTCTGTAGACACAATAGTCATTTGAAAATTTATCTGCTAAATCAGGACATTCCTCAGGAATGGTTTAGTCAAATAAGAATATATTTACAAGAGATGGGGGGCGACTTGATTGACTGCAAGTTAATTGGCTCACAGTTTCAAATGAATTGGTCTAATAAATTACCTCATATCAATCATATGACATTTGCACGCTATTTTATTCCAGATTTTGTAACAGAAGATAAAGTTCTCTATCTAGATAGTGATTTGATTGTGACTGGTGATTTGACCGATTTGTTTGAATTAGACTTAGGTGAAAATTATTTGGCAGCAGCTCGTTCTTGCTTTGGAGCAGGAGTCGGCTTCAATGCTGGTGTTCTCTTGATTAACAACAAAAAATGGGGATCTGAAACTATTCGACAAAAATTGATTGACTTAACAGAAAAAGAACATGAGAATGTGGAAGAAGGAGACCAGTCAATTTTGAATATGTTGTTTAAAGATCAATATAGTTCCCTTGAAGATCAATATAATTTTCAAATAGGATATGATTATGGGGCGGCAGCCTTTAAACATCAATTCATTTTTGATATTCCGCTCGAACCACTGCCACTAATTTTACACTATATTTCTCAGGATAAGCCTTGGAATCAATTTTCTGTTGGACGTCTAAGAGAAGTTTGGTGGGAATACTCTTTGATGGATTGGTCTGTTATTTTAAATGAATGGTTTTCAAAGAGTGTGAAGTATCCTAGTAAATCACAAATATTTAAGTTGCAATGTGTTAATTTAACGAATTCTTGGTGTGTCGAGAAAATCGATTATTTGGCGGAGCAATTGCCAGAAGTTCATTTTCATATTGTTGCTTATACAAATATGGCAAATGAACTACTAGCTTTAACGCGTTTTCCTAATGTTACCGTATATCCAAATTCCTTACCAATGTTATTGGAACAAATAGTAATAGCTTCAGATTTGTATTTGGATTTGAATCATGATCGAAAATTAGAAGATGCATATGAGTTTGTGCTTAAGTACAAAAAACCAATGATAGCTTTCGACAATACTTGCTCTGAAAATCTTTCTGAGATTTCATATGAAGGTATCTATCCAAGCTCCATTCCGAAAAAAATGGTTGCAGCAATCAGATCTTACATGAGGTAG
- a CDS encoding glycosyltransferase family 8 protein, with protein MRKSIVLAADNAYLIPLETTIKSVLYHNRDVDFYILNSDIAPEWFKLLGRKMEVVNSTIRSVHIDKELFESYKTGPHINYASYFRFFATEVVESDRVLYLDSDIIVTGELATLFEIDLKGYSIGAVDDVYAYEGRKSGFNSGVLLMDVAKWKEHSIVNSLLELAAEQNQVVHLGDQSILNIYFEDNWLALDKTYNYMVGVDIYHLAQECERLDDNPPTIVHYASHDKPWNTYSISRLRELWWVYRDLDWSEIAFQRSDLNYFERSNQSKKQVMLVTWSADIKHLEYLVQRLPDWHFHLAAPCDCSEELTSLSQYTNVTVYQNVLHSRIDWLLDDSIVYLDINTGGEVFNVVTRAQESGKKIFAFDITRKSMDDGLYDGIFSVERPDDLVDRMKNIEIE; from the coding sequence ATGAGAAAATCAATAGTATTAGCGGCAGATAATGCCTATCTTATTCCTTTAGAGACGACTATAAAGTCTGTATTGTATCACAATAGAGATGTTGATTTTTATATTCTCAACAGTGATATAGCTCCTGAATGGTTTAAATTATTGGGGAGAAAAATGGAAGTTGTGAATTCTACAATTCGCAGTGTACACATTGATAAAGAACTTTTTGAAAGCTATAAAACAGGACCTCATATAAATTATGCTTCTTACTTTAGATTTTTTGCGACAGAAGTGGTTGAATCTGATAGGGTATTGTATCTGGATTCCGATATCATTGTAACTGGGGAACTAGCTACTTTGTTTGAGATAGATCTCAAAGGATATTCAATTGGTGCTGTTGATGATGTCTATGCCTATGAAGGACGAAAATCTGGATTTAATTCTGGAGTTTTATTAATGGATGTTGCAAAGTGGAAAGAACATTCTATTGTCAATAGTTTATTGGAATTAGCGGCCGAGCAGAATCAAGTTGTTCATCTTGGGGATCAGAGTATTTTAAATATTTATTTTGAGGATAATTGGCTAGCGTTAGATAAAACATATAATTATATGGTTGGTGTTGATATTTATCACCTTGCTCAAGAATGTGAACGTCTAGATGACAATCCACCTACAATTGTTCACTATGCTAGTCATGATAAACCTTGGAATACATATAGTATATCTAGACTACGTGAATTATGGTGGGTTTATAGAGATTTGGATTGGTCAGAGATTGCTTTTCAACGTTCCGATTTAAATTATTTTGAAAGAAGCAATCAGTCTAAAAAACAAGTGATGCTTGTGACATGGAGTGCAGATATAAAACATTTAGAGTATTTAGTACAACGGTTACCTGATTGGCATTTTCATTTGGCTGCACCGTGTGATTGTTCTGAGGAGCTGACCTCTCTATCACAGTATACGAATGTAACAGTATATCAAAATGTATTACATAGTAGAATTGATTGGCTATTAGACGATTCTATAGTTTATTTAGATATTAATACAGGTGGAGAGGTTTTTAATGTAGTTACAAGGGCACAAGAAAGTGGCAAGAAAATCTTCGCTTTTGATATCACACGTAAAAGTATGGATGATGGACTCTATGACGGTATTTTTTCTGTGGAGAGACCAGATGATTTAGTGGATAGAATGAAGAATATAGAGATAGAGTAA
- a CDS encoding glycosyltransferase family 8 protein, with product MEKKVIVLGADNGYQDKVETTIKSICAHNRNLKFYVFNDDISSEWFQLMSKRLELLSSEIVNVKITNHSLRDYNLPLSHLSYAAFFRYFIPQFVKEDKALYLDSDIIVRTNIDELFLEDITDYLLAAVADALVPSTFNSGVMLINVALWRQENATERLLELTNEFHTSTFGDQGILNKLFENRWYSLDSSYNFMVGMDTVARNYQIENWYIDSLKLEETAKIIHFTGDKPWYQVNVNRFREDWWFYYSLEWSDVVMRKANFKKGLNSLIEAPLYHTAIFTNTCHIEHLEYLIRELPQVHFSILAHTGFASEIVDLQRYLNVQILPSFNPMNFKKVLEKIDFYLDINHENEISNIIEEVYLIGKPILSFDNTCHNVEKASFICESKRPEKMIDAIKELLNIDGY from the coding sequence ATGGAAAAGAAAGTTATTGTTTTAGGCGCAGATAATGGCTATCAAGATAAGGTAGAGACTACAATTAAATCAATTTGTGCTCACAATCGTAACTTGAAATTTTATGTTTTTAATGATGATATTTCATCAGAATGGTTTCAATTAATGTCTAAAAGACTAGAGTTATTATCATCAGAGATTGTTAATGTAAAAATAACAAATCATAGTCTACGAGACTATAATCTTCCATTGTCTCATTTGAGTTATGCTGCATTTTTTCGTTATTTTATTCCTCAATTTGTGAAGGAAGATAAGGCCTTGTATTTGGATTCAGATATTATAGTTAGAACAAATATAGATGAATTGTTTTTAGAGGATATTACAGATTACCTTTTGGCGGCTGTAGCAGATGCCTTAGTTCCATCTACTTTTAATTCAGGAGTCATGCTCATTAATGTTGCTTTATGGAGACAAGAAAACGCAACAGAAAGACTACTTGAATTGACAAACGAATTTCATACTAGTACTTTCGGAGATCAGGGGATTTTAAATAAATTATTTGAAAATCGTTGGTATTCTTTAGATTCTTCTTATAATTTTATGGTTGGAATGGATACAGTTGCAAGAAATTATCAAATTGAAAATTGGTATATCGATTCATTGAAACTAGAAGAGACTGCAAAAATTATTCATTTTACAGGAGACAAACCATGGTATCAAGTGAATGTAAATCGCTTTAGAGAAGATTGGTGGTTCTATTATTCTTTGGAATGGTCTGATGTTGTGATGAGAAAGGCTAACTTTAAGAAGGGATTAAACTCACTCATAGAAGCACCACTCTATCATACAGCTATTTTTACAAATACTTGTCACATAGAGCATCTGGAATATTTGATTAGAGAATTACCGCAGGTTCATTTTTCAATTCTAGCTCATACAGGATTTGCATCTGAAATTGTTGATTTACAACGATATTTAAATGTACAAATACTGCCCTCATTTAATCCGATGAATTTCAAAAAGGTCTTAGAAAAGATTGATTTCTATTTGGATATTAATCATGAAAATGAAATTTCTAATATTATTGAAGAGGTGTATCTAATTGGAAAACCTATTCTTTCATTTGATAATACCTGTCATAATGTAGAAAAAGCAAGTTTTATCTGTGAATCTAAGAGACCGGAAAAAATGATAGATGCGATTAAAGAATTATTAAATATTGATGGATACTAA
- a CDS encoding sugar transferase, with the protein MKLHLTNLYGMAGDSTVILAQNAVQKIASQLGFREVGIYFYNIASDSPSEMNKRLDGIMASISIGDILVFQSPTWNGFEFDRLLFDKLKDMQVKIICFIHDVVPLMFDSNYYLMKDYMYMYNLSDVLIVPSERMKTRLMEEGLTTKKILVQGMWDHPHDLSLYTPAFKKELFFAGSLERFPDLQNWSQDTPLRVFSNKGEAGSSARNLSIEGWKKDEELLLELSKGGFGLVWGTYQNDGESNQYYTLNISHKVSTYLTAGIPVIVPSSLSTAEFIVDQGLGFMANSLEEVHEIVDKMNLQEYQEMTNRIKTFSYLLKEGYFTKKLLVDAIYHLGVE; encoded by the coding sequence ATGAAATTACATTTAACAAATTTATACGGCATGGCTGGTGATAGTACGGTTATCTTAGCTCAAAATGCTGTTCAAAAGATAGCTAGTCAACTGGGATTTAGAGAGGTTGGTATTTATTTTTACAACATTGCTTCAGATAGTCCTTCTGAAATGAATAAGCGTCTGGATGGTATTATGGCCAGTATCTCTATTGGTGATATCTTAGTCTTTCAGTCTCCAACCTGGAATGGCTTTGAATTTGATCGTCTCTTGTTTGATAAGCTAAAGGATATGCAGGTGAAAATTATTTGCTTTATCCATGATGTTGTTCCCCTCATGTTTGATAGTAACTATTATCTCATGAAAGACTATATGTACATGTATAATCTATCAGATGTTTTGATAGTGCCGTCAGAGAGAATGAAAACACGCCTGATGGAAGAAGGATTGACGACTAAGAAGATTCTTGTTCAAGGTATGTGGGATCATCCTCATGATTTATCCTTATACACCCCTGCTTTTAAAAAAGAACTTTTTTTTGCTGGAAGTTTAGAGCGTTTTCCAGACTTACAAAATTGGTCTCAAGATACGCCTTTGAGAGTATTTTCAAATAAAGGGGAGGCCGGTTCTAGTGCTAGAAATCTCAGCATTGAGGGGTGGAAAAAAGACGAGGAGCTGTTGCTAGAATTATCAAAAGGTGGATTTGGGCTTGTCTGGGGAACTTATCAAAACGATGGAGAAAGCAACCAATATTATACCTTAAATATATCTCATAAGGTGAGTACCTATCTGACAGCGGGCATCCCAGTCATTGTACCAAGTAGCTTGTCAACTGCTGAATTTATAGTAGATCAAGGCTTAGGCTTTATGGCGAATAGTCTAGAGGAAGTTCATGAGATAGTTGATAAAATGAATCTACAAGAATATCAAGAAATGACGAATCGGATAAAAACCTTTAGTTATTTGCTAAAAGAAGGTTATTTTACTAAAAAATTATTGGTAGATGCAATTTACCATTTGGGAGTTGAATAA
- the secY2 gene encoding accessory Sec system protein translocase subunit SecY2 yields MTKIYSSIAVKKGLFTLFLLFIYVLGSRIILPFVDLNTKDFLGGSTAYLAFSAALTGGNLRSLSIFSVGLSPWMSAMILWQMFSYSKKLGLSSTAIEIQDRRKMYLTLLIAVIQSLAVSLSLPVQSSYSVILVALMNTLLLIAGTFFLVWLSDLNASMGIGGSIVILLSSIVLNIPQDVIETFKLVYIPTGIVVLLVFMTIIFSYLLVLMYRARYLVPVNKIGLHNRFKRYSYLEIMLNPAGGMPYMYVMSFLSVPAYLFILLGFIFPNHSGLAALSKEFMVGKPLWVYVYISVLFLFSIIFAFVTMNGEEIADRMKKSGEYIYGIYPGADTSRFINRLVLRFSVIGGLFNVIMAGGPMLFVLFDEKLLRLAMIPGLFMMFGGMIFTIRDEVKALRLNETYRPLI; encoded by the coding sequence ATGACTAAGATTTATTCGTCAATAGCAGTAAAAAAAGGACTATTTACCTTATTTCTACTGTTTATCTATGTATTGGGAAGTCGTATTATTCTCCCTTTTGTTGACCTAAATACTAAAGATTTTTTAGGAGGTTCAACAGCCTATCTAGCCTTCTCAGCCGCCCTAACAGGTGGAAATCTAAGAAGTTTGTCAATTTTTTCTGTTGGATTATCCCCTTGGATGTCAGCTATGATTTTGTGGCAGATGTTTTCATATTCTAAAAAATTGGGGCTAAGTTCTACAGCGATTGAAATTCAAGATCGTCGAAAAATGTATCTGACCTTGCTAATTGCTGTGATTCAATCCTTGGCAGTTAGCTTGAGCTTGCCAGTACAATCCTCCTACTCGGTAATTTTGGTTGCTCTAATGAATACCTTGTTACTCATAGCAGGAACGTTTTTTCTTGTTTGGTTGTCAGATTTAAATGCTAGCATGGGAATTGGGGGTTCTATTGTAATCCTCCTATCCAGCATTGTTTTAAATATCCCTCAGGATGTTATTGAAACTTTTAAACTGGTTTATATCCCTACAGGGATTGTTGTCTTGCTTGTTTTTATGACCATTATATTTTCTTACTTGCTTGTCCTTATGTATCGAGCTCGCTATTTGGTTCCTGTTAATAAAATTGGCTTACACAATCGATTTAAACGCTATTCTTATCTCGAAATCATGTTGAATCCTGCAGGTGGGATGCCTTATATGTATGTGATGAGTTTTCTTAGTGTACCAGCTTATTTGTTCATCTTGTTGGGATTTATTTTCCCTAATCATTCAGGGCTAGCGGCTTTATCAAAGGAATTTATGGTTGGGAAGCCTTTGTGGGTCTATGTTTATATTTCGGTCTTATTTTTATTTAGTATCATTTTTGCTTTTGTTACGATGAATGGAGAAGAGATTGCAGACCGTATGAAAAAATCTGGAGAATACATTTATGGTATTTATCCAGGTGCGGATACTAGTCGATTTATTAATCGATTGGTCCTTCGTTTCTCAGTCATAGGTGGTCTCTTTAATGTGATTATGGCAGGTGGTCCCATGCTTTTTGTTTTGTTTGATGAAAAGTTATTACGATTGGCAATGATTCCAGGCTTATTTATGATGTTCGGGGGCATGATTTTTACGATTAGAGACGAGGTCAAGGCTTTAAGGCTAAATGAGACCTATAGACCTTTGATTTAG
- a CDS encoding glycosyltransferase family 8 protein encodes MKKAVVLGADNGYLNKLETTIKSVCTHNRNLKFYIFNDNLPSEWFQVMNRRLKVIDSEIVNVKISNHQLKGYHLPSAYLSYATFFKYFIADFVVEEEALYLNSDIVVTHSLDELFQEELGDYWIAGVRDYFVKGYENRFNSGMMLINVSKWRQENLSAKLIELTNKHHQEVFGDQGILNMVFGENWKKLDRKYNFMVGLDSLIHIAVETTPEALSSWYNSALPEDVVPYIIHYTGEKPWLPLSQNRYKDIWWFYQGLEWSDILLRKERVFQTYQDLTVVPKAYTAIFTNSCELEQVEYLIENLADVHFYIFAHTLVASNIIDLMRYPNVTVYQQYNRFSYDKVMNKLDFYLDINHHDEIDDITNVVMIMGKPVFSFSNTNHCNEGAQVFSPTEPEKMVQEIRKYID; translated from the coding sequence GTGAAAAAAGCAGTCGTTCTTGGAGCAGATAATGGTTATTTAAATAAGCTAGAGACCACAATTAAGTCGGTATGTACGCATAATAGAAACTTAAAATTTTATATTTTTAATGATAATCTTCCGAGCGAATGGTTTCAAGTTATGAATAGACGATTAAAAGTAATTGATTCAGAAATTGTCAATGTCAAGATTTCGAATCATCAATTAAAGGGCTATCATCTTCCAAGTGCTTATTTATCCTACGCTACATTTTTTAAATATTTTATAGCAGATTTTGTAGTGGAAGAAGAAGCCTTATATCTTAATTCGGATATAGTAGTGACTCATTCGTTGGATGAACTATTTCAGGAAGAATTAGGAGACTATTGGATTGCTGGTGTTCGGGACTATTTTGTAAAAGGGTATGAAAATCGCTTTAATTCAGGAATGATGTTGATTAACGTTAGTAAATGGAGACAAGAAAATCTTTCTGCAAAACTAATTGAGCTAACAAATAAACATCATCAAGAAGTTTTTGGGGATCAAGGTATTCTCAATATGGTATTTGGAGAAAACTGGAAAAAGTTGGATAGAAAATACAATTTTATGGTTGGTTTGGATAGTTTGATTCATATTGCGGTTGAGACGACTCCTGAAGCGCTATCATCTTGGTACAATTCAGCCCTTCCTGAAGATGTAGTACCTTATATTATTCATTATACTGGAGAAAAACCTTGGTTACCTTTAAGTCAAAATCGTTATAAAGATATTTGGTGGTTTTATCAAGGATTGGAATGGTCTGATATTTTGTTACGTAAAGAAAGAGTATTTCAGACCTATCAAGATTTGACAGTTGTACCAAAGGCTTATACAGCTATTTTTACCAATAGTTGTGAATTGGAACAAGTAGAATACTTGATAGAGAATTTAGCTGATGTTCACTTTTATATATTTGCTCATACTTTGGTTGCATCTAATATTATTGATTTAATGAGATATCCTAATGTAACAGTTTATCAACAGTATAATCGTTTTTCTTATGATAAAGTAATGAATAAATTAGATTTTTATTTAGATATAAACCATCATGATGAGATTGATGATATTACAAATGTAGTAATGATTATGGGTAAACCAGTATTTTCTTTTTCAAATACGAATCATTGCAACGAGGGAGCTCAAGTGTTTTCTCCTACCGAGCCAGAAAAAATGGTTCAGGAAATTAGAAAGTATATAGATTAA
- a CDS encoding SP_1767 family glycosyltransferase, with the protein MIKTIVLAGDRNYIRQLETTIKSILYHNRDVKIYILNQDIMPDWFRKPRKIARMLGSEIIDVKLPEQTVFQDWKKQAHISSIAYARYFIADYIQEDKVLYLDSDLIVNTSLEKLFSICLEEKSLAAVKDTDGITFNTGVLLINNKKWRQEKLKEQLIEQSIVTMKEVEEGRFEHFNGDQTIFNQVLQDDWLELGRAYNLQVGHDVVALYNNWQEHLAFNDKPVVIHFTTYRKPWTTLIANRYRDLWWEFHVLEWNQILQHHIGEFEMTSPLDKEFSCLTLTNSQDLEGIEELVTALPDVVFHIAAWTDVGDKLIKLAVYDNVRLHPQIVPPVLEKLKRKVDIYLDIHQGAEVESILRDVRNFGIPILSFSNTQHGMYDQIVFDEENINLMIEAIKDYASHSRFLKDYNQETFHCLIFTDTQDIEQLDYLAQYLPHVIFDVAAWTDMGPKLYELQNNYQNIRLYPAITSEKLEQLKVRMGLYLDISCGHSTHDVVNSVYEMNKIIFSFESTQHDSFGQLIYSSKSPERMVEDIKNLISGTFKARTPAIIVKDINQTLDYIIENQSSIIRFGDGEMDLMLGKSIPYQVYDENLASQLKEIISLQSDKKLVIGLPNVFANRSNFTSVAEAFWKGHLEHHLKDYLELARGDWYGTTFVSRPYIDYVDKSQSFSQFEKLKQIWKNEDILIVEGVTSRSGVGNDLFDGANSIKRIICPSHNAYSRIEEIQEAVLQYAENRLILCMLGPTAKVLSYNLCQMGYQVLDVGHIDSEYEWMKMGAKTKVKFSHKHTAEHNFDQDIEFIDDETYNSQIVARILN; encoded by the coding sequence ATGATTAAAACAATTGTATTAGCTGGTGATCGTAATTACATCAGGCAGTTAGAAACAACCATAAAATCTATTTTATACCACAATCGAGATGTTAAGATTTATATTTTAAATCAGGATATTATGCCAGATTGGTTTCGTAAACCACGAAAAATAGCTCGCATGTTAGGTAGTGAGATTATCGATGTTAAACTACCTGAACAAACTGTGTTTCAAGATTGGAAAAAACAGGCTCACATTAGTTCAATTGCCTATGCTAGATATTTTATTGCAGATTATATCCAAGAAGATAAGGTTTTATATTTAGACAGTGATTTGATTGTAAATACTTCTTTAGAGAAATTATTTAGTATTTGTTTAGAAGAAAAATCACTCGCAGCAGTTAAAGATACAGATGGAATTACATTTAATACAGGTGTTCTATTAATCAACAATAAAAAATGGCGTCAAGAGAAATTAAAAGAACAACTAATTGAACAGAGCATTGTTACAATGAAGGAAGTTGAAGAAGGTCGCTTTGAGCATTTTAATGGTGATCAAACGATTTTCAATCAAGTCTTGCAAGATGATTGGTTAGAACTAGGTAGAGCTTATAATTTACAAGTAGGACATGATGTGGTTGCTTTGTATAATAATTGGCAGGAACATCTGGCTTTTAACGATAAACCAGTGGTGATTCATTTTACGACCTACAGAAAGCCATGGACTACCTTGATAGCCAATCGTTACCGTGATTTATGGTGGGAATTTCATGTTTTGGAGTGGAATCAAATTTTACAACACCATATAGGAGAGTTTGAAATGACATCGCCTCTAGATAAGGAATTTTCTTGTTTAACTTTGACAAATTCCCAAGATTTAGAAGGGATAGAAGAGCTAGTTACGGCTCTACCAGATGTGGTCTTTCATATCGCAGCTTGGACGGATGTGGGTGATAAGCTGATAAAGTTAGCTGTCTATGATAATGTGAGATTGCATCCACAGATTGTTCCTCCTGTATTGGAAAAACTGAAAAGAAAAGTGGATATTTATCTGGATATACATCAAGGGGCGGAAGTTGAAAGTATCTTGAGAGATGTTCGTAACTTTGGGATTCCTATCTTAAGTTTTTCTAATACACAGCATGGAATGTATGATCAAATAGTATTTGATGAAGAAAATATCAATTTAATGATAGAAGCTATCAAAGACTATGCTAGTCATTCTCGATTTTTAAAAGATTATAATCAGGAGACATTTCATTGCTTAATATTTACTGATACACAGGACATTGAACAATTAGATTATTTAGCTCAATATCTTCCACATGTTATCTTTGATGTAGCAGCCTGGACAGATATGGGGCCTAAGTTATATGAACTACAAAATAACTATCAAAATATTCGTTTATATCCAGCTATAACGTCAGAAAAATTAGAACAATTAAAAGTAAGAATGGGTTTGTATTTGGATATTAGCTGTGGTCATTCGACACATGATGTAGTGAATTCAGTTTATGAAATGAATAAAATCATTTTCTCTTTTGAGAGTACCCAACATGACTCTTTTGGACAACTGATATACTCTTCAAAATCACCTGAACGTATGGTAGAAGATATTAAAAATCTTATTTCTGGAACATTCAAAGCAAGAACACCAGCGATTATTGTTAAGGATATCAATCAAACTCTAGATTATATAATAGAAAACCAATCTTCTATTATTCGCTTTGGAGATGGAGAGATGGATTTAATGTTAGGAAAATCTATTCCTTATCAAGTCTATGATGAGAATCTTGCAAGTCAGTTGAAAGAAATTATTTCTCTTCAAAGTGATAAAAAATTAGTTATCGGCTTACCAAATGTATTTGCTAACCGTTCCAATTTTACATCAGTAGCGGAAGCCTTCTGGAAGGGACATTTAGAACATCATTTAAAAGATTATCTAGAATTAGCTAGAGGAGATTGGTATGGGACTACATTTGTATCTAGACCATACATTGATTATGTGGATAAATCTCAATCATTTAGTCAATTTGAAAAATTAAAACAAATTTGGAAGAATGAGGATATTCTGATTGTAGAAGGAGTAACTTCACGTTCAGGTGTAGGTAATGATTTATTTGATGGAGCAAATTCAATTAAGCGGATCATCTGTCCTTCTCATAATGCTTATTCGCGTATAGAAGAGATTCAAGAAGCTGTATTACAGTATGCTGAAAATCGCCTTATTTTATGTATGCTGGGTCCTACAGCAAAAGTTCTGAGTTATAATCTATGCCAGATGGGCTATCAAGTTTTGGATGTAGGCCATATTGACTCAGAGTATGAATGGATGAAAATGGGAGCTAAAACTAAGGTTAAATTTTCTCATAAACATACTGCAGAACATAATTTCGACCAAGATATTGAATTTATTGATGATGAAACCTATAACAGTCAGATTGTTGCACGAATATTAAACTAG